A single window of Anomaloglossus baeobatrachus isolate aAnoBae1 chromosome 5, aAnoBae1.hap1, whole genome shotgun sequence DNA harbors:
- the LOC142312636 gene encoding CUB and zona pellucida-like domain-containing protein 1: protein MKNSQSCQASSLSVYDGTPLQSTLLGDLCSTSSRDFFSSSNRISIVYSSSDKKSGLVFSATYYSTFTNNQNVSLSCYSDYMVVWVSLSFLQSLEYSPDQVFLNDPQCRPQVVSDWLEFNINYDGCLTIKQVENDTISYINTLVTDSSDTIYTYKRNICLKVKCRLSQETVVEGMYSADVKIKNTLVQYGLFTAELIFFQSSSFIQSVNEYPYNVEVNQYLYLQITVHTSDPTMVIFLDTCVESTNELEFTRNVYYIIRNG from the exons ATGAAGAATTCTCAGTCCTGCCAAGCATCATCATTGTCAGTTTATGATGGAACTCCTCTTCAATCAACTCTTCTTGGAGATCTCTGCAGTACAAGTTCTAGAGATTTCTTCTCTTCTTCAAACAGGATCAGCATTGTGTATTCAAGCTCTGATAAAAAATCAGGCTTAGTATTCTCTGCAACATACTACTCTACCTTTACCAACAATCAAAATG TCAGTCTTTCATGCTATTCAGACTACATGGTGgtttgggtctccctgagctttctTCAATCATTGGAATATTCTCCAGATCAAGTATTTCTGAATGATCCTCAGTGCCGTCCCCAAGTTGTATCAGATTGGCTTGAGTTTAATATAAATTATGATGGATGTTTGACTATAAAACAG gtTGAAAATGATACAATAAGTTATATAAACACCCTGGTCACTGACTCATCTGACACAATCTATACTTACAAAAGAAACATTTGTCTAAAAGTGAAATGTCGGCTCTCCCAAGAAACTGTAGTGGAAGGCATGTACTCTGCAGACGTCAAGATAAAGAACACGTTAGTCCAGTATGGCCTGTTTACTGCTGAATTAATATTCTTCCAGTCCTCAAGCTTTATACAATCAGTGAATGAATATCCATACAATGTGGAGGTCAATCAGTATCTATATCTGCAAATCACTGTACACACGTCCGATCCTACCATGGTCATATTCTTAGACACTTGCGTGGAATCTACTAATGAGCTGGAATTCACAAGAAATGTTTATTACATTATTCGCAATGGGTAA